The sequence below is a genomic window from Streptomyces sp. B21-105.
TTGAGTCATGACGCGGGCGTGGCCTCGGCGGTGGTGGTGGCCGAAGGGTGAGGCGCGGGGTGGGGCGCTCCGCGGGGTGAGGCGAGGAGTGGGGAGTGGGCTGCGGTACGCAGGTGCGGCGGCGAGGGCGGCCGGGGCAGACTCGACCGTATGCGTACTGCCTACTGCGTGGAGACCGTCCGTCGTGCCGAACGGGAGCTGATGGCCCGGGTCCCGGAAGGGGCCCTCATGCAGCGGGCCGCCGCCGGGCTCGCCGCCGCCTGCGCCGATCTGCTGGGCCGGGTGTACGGACGCCGGATCGTGCTGCTGGTCGGCAGCGGGGACAACGGGGGCGACGCCCTGTACGCCGGGGCGCGGCTCGCCCGGCGCGGGGCCGGGGTGACCGCCGTGCTGCTCGCACCCGGGCGGACCCATCCCGGAGGGCTGACGGCGCTGCGCCGGGCGGGCGGCGCCGCCGTGACCCCCGACGGGGCCGGCGACGTCGTCCGGCGGGCCGACCTCGTGCTCGACGGCATCGTCGGAATCGGCGGCAAGGGCGGGCTGCGGCCCGATGCGGCGGAGCTGGCCGCGCTCGTCGCCGGGTTCCGGGCCGCCGTCGTGGCCGTCGACCTGCCCAGCGGGGTCGACGCCGACACCGGCGAGGTGCACGGGAGCGCGCTGCGCGCCGACCTCACCGTCACCTTCGGCACGCACAAGCCGGGGCTGCTCGTCGATCCCGCGCGCGAGTACGCCGGTTCGGTGCGGCTCGTCGACATCGGGCTCGGCGAGTACCTGCCCGACGTACCCGAGCTGGAGGCGTTGCAGCACGCGGACGTGGCGGCCCTGCTGCCGGTGCCGGGAGGGGAGAGCGACAAGTACCGGCGGGGCGTCGTCGGGATCGCCGCCGGATCGGACCGGTATCCGGGGGCGGCCGTGCTCGCCGTCGCGGGAGCGCTGCGCGGCGGGGCGGGGGCGGTGCGGTATGTCGGGCCGGCCGGGGACACGGTCCTCGCGCGGTTCCCCGAGACGCTCGTGTCGGAGCGCGGGCCCGCACACGCCGGACGGGTGCAGGCCTGGGTCGTCGGCCCGGGGGCCGGGGACGACGCGACGACGGTCGCGGAGGTGCTGGCCGCCGACGTGCCCGTGCTGATCGACGCCGACGGGCTGCGGCTGGCGGACGCCGACGCGGTACGGGGGCGTGCCGCGCCGACGCTGATGACACCGCACGCCGGGGAGGCGGCCGCGCTGCTCGGCGTGGCGCGTGAGCAGGTGGAGGGGGCCCGGCTGGCCTCGGTGCGGGAGCTGGCGGCGCGGTACCGGGCGACAGTGCTGCTGAAGGGGTCGACGACGCTGGTCGCCGACGCGGGCGGCGAGGGACCCGTGCGGGTCAACGCCACCGGCACGGCCTGGCTCGCCACGGCAGGCAGCGGGGACGTGCTGTCCGGGCTCGCCGGGTCGCTGCTGGCGGCCGGGCTGGGCGCGCTGGACGCGGGCAGCGTCGGGGCGTACCTGCACGGCCTCGCGGGTCGGTACGCGGCGGACGGGGCGCCGGTCGGGGCACATGACGTGGCCGAGGCGATCCCGCGTGCCTGGCGGGACGTGCGCGACTGAAACGACTGAAGCGACTGAAGCGACTGACGTGACTCCCGGGTCACGGGGCGGGGGCGTCGGCCCGGTGCCGGGAGTGCCGTTCGGCCGCTCTGAGACACTGGGCGCGATGAGTGAGACTGCCTTCCCGCCCGCCGCCGCCCCGCTGCGCGCCCGTGCCGAGATCGATCTGGCCGCGCTGCGGGCCAACGTGCGGACCCTGCGTGCCAAGGCGCCGGGGGCTGCGTTCATGGCCGTGGTCAAGGCGGACGGTTACGGCCACGGCGCCGCCCCCTGCGCCCGCGCGGCCGTCGAGGCCGGCGCCGA
It includes:
- a CDS encoding NAD(P)H-hydrate dehydratase translates to MRTAYCVETVRRAERELMARVPEGALMQRAAAGLAAACADLLGRVYGRRIVLLVGSGDNGGDALYAGARLARRGAGVTAVLLAPGRTHPGGLTALRRAGGAAVTPDGAGDVVRRADLVLDGIVGIGGKGGLRPDAAELAALVAGFRAAVVAVDLPSGVDADTGEVHGSALRADLTVTFGTHKPGLLVDPAREYAGSVRLVDIGLGEYLPDVPELEALQHADVAALLPVPGGESDKYRRGVVGIAAGSDRYPGAAVLAVAGALRGGAGAVRYVGPAGDTVLARFPETLVSERGPAHAGRVQAWVVGPGAGDDATTVAEVLAADVPVLIDADGLRLADADAVRGRAAPTLMTPHAGEAAALLGVAREQVEGARLASVRELAARYRATVLLKGSTTLVADAGGEGPVRVNATGTAWLATAGSGDVLSGLAGSLLAAGLGALDAGSVGAYLHGLAGRYAADGAPVGAHDVAEAIPRAWRDVRD